In the genome of Gordonia rubripertincta, one region contains:
- a CDS encoding RNB domain-containing ribonuclease — MTRFLFAPDIDFAGIRDQLGVDESYGDDALAEARDAVDRFADSREDQTDVPFVTIDPPTSRDLDQAVHLAADGDGFVVDYAIADVAALVIPEGALDQESRRRGATVYFPDGSVPLHPRELSEGSGSLLPEQVRPCVLWTIRVAGDGTVAEVRVRRSRIRSVARFDYAAVSADAEAGRLHPSIAALPAFGELRQSVAMDRGAVELDLPDQQVSRTDAGWRLDLEPHTPADRWNSQLSLLAGMCAGTIMADAGIGLLRTLPPADSEAVDDLRAAATALDVEWPEGMAVGRFLAGLPGDRPSTLAIQSAAGGLMRGANYLALDGSDEARAIPDGKKRHAAIAGLYAHVTAPLRRLGDRFATEVCLAVTAGDDVPDWVMRALPTLPKILRSADTLGATADRASIDLAEAVILGDRVGERFEAVVMSAATDRKPAQVFIADPPVVAGCEGDLRPGTRLDIELVTADEVTRTVGFRPA, encoded by the coding sequence GTGACGCGCTTCCTCTTCGCCCCCGACATCGACTTCGCCGGTATCCGCGATCAGCTCGGGGTGGACGAGTCCTACGGCGACGACGCGCTCGCCGAGGCCCGCGACGCCGTCGACCGGTTCGCGGACTCGCGCGAGGACCAGACCGACGTCCCGTTCGTGACCATCGACCCGCCGACGTCGCGCGATCTCGACCAGGCCGTCCACCTCGCCGCCGACGGTGACGGGTTCGTCGTCGACTACGCCATCGCCGACGTCGCGGCCCTGGTGATCCCCGAAGGCGCTCTCGATCAGGAGAGCCGGCGCCGCGGGGCCACCGTGTACTTCCCGGACGGCTCGGTACCGTTGCATCCGCGCGAACTGTCGGAGGGCAGCGGATCGCTTCTGCCCGAACAAGTTCGGCCCTGCGTGCTCTGGACGATCCGGGTCGCCGGGGACGGAACGGTCGCCGAGGTCCGGGTGCGTCGCTCGCGGATTCGATCCGTGGCCCGCTTCGACTACGCGGCGGTCAGCGCCGACGCCGAGGCCGGCCGACTCCATCCGTCGATCGCGGCGCTGCCGGCCTTCGGCGAGCTGCGGCAGAGCGTCGCGATGGACCGCGGGGCCGTCGAACTCGACCTGCCGGACCAGCAGGTGTCCCGCACCGACGCGGGCTGGCGCCTCGACCTCGAGCCCCACACGCCGGCCGACAGGTGGAACTCCCAGCTCTCGCTGCTCGCCGGGATGTGCGCGGGCACGATCATGGCCGACGCCGGGATCGGGCTGTTGCGGACGCTGCCGCCCGCCGATTCCGAGGCGGTCGACGATCTGCGCGCCGCCGCGACGGCACTCGACGTCGAATGGCCCGAGGGTATGGCCGTGGGTCGGTTCCTGGCGGGCCTGCCCGGCGACCGGCCGAGCACGCTCGCCATCCAGTCGGCCGCGGGCGGACTCATGCGGGGCGCCAACTATCTCGCGCTCGACGGTTCCGACGAGGCGCGTGCCATCCCGGATGGCAAGAAGCGGCACGCGGCGATCGCCGGTCTCTACGCCCATGTCACCGCGCCGCTGCGTCGACTCGGGGACCGGTTCGCCACCGAGGTGTGCCTCGCGGTCACCGCCGGCGACGACGTACCCGACTGGGTGATGCGCGCCCTGCCGACCCTGCCGAAGATCCTGCGTTCCGCCGACACCCTCGGCGCCACCGCCGACCGAGCGAGCATCGACCTCGCCGAGGCGGTCATCCTCGGCGACCGGGTCGGCGAGCGCTTCGAGGCCGTCGTCATGTCCGCGGCCACCGATCGCAAGCCCGCGCAGGTCTTCATCGCCGACCCGCCCGTCGTCGCGGGGTGCGAGGGCGACCTCCGGCCGGGCACCAGGCTCGACATCGAACTGGTGACCGCCGACGAGGTGACGCGGACGGTCGGGTTCCGGCCCGCGTAG
- the pip gene encoding prolyl aminopeptidase encodes MRDFYPEIEPYESGHLDVGDGQQIYWETSGKPDGKPVVFVHGGPGGGTSPTQRRFFDPARYRIVLFDQRGCGQSRPHIADGADLSVNTTPHLIADMEKLRTHLGIDRWQVFGGSWGSTLGLAYAQTHPDRVTELVLRGIFLLRRSEIDWYYNGGASHIFPDVWESYLEPIPENERDGDLVAAYHRLLTSDDASVARAAARAWTGWEQATSYLLPRPEEPGQDADEAHRFDLAFASIENHYFVNHGFLADGQLLDNIDAIAHIPGVIVQGRYDVVCPMRSAWDLHRAWPAADLRIVDDAGHASFETGIKHHLLEATDRFAE; translated from the coding sequence ATGCGTGACTTCTACCCGGAGATCGAACCCTACGAATCCGGTCACCTCGATGTGGGTGACGGCCAGCAGATCTACTGGGAGACCTCGGGGAAACCCGACGGCAAGCCCGTGGTCTTCGTGCACGGCGGTCCGGGCGGTGGGACGTCTCCGACCCAGCGGCGCTTCTTCGACCCCGCGAGATACCGGATCGTGCTGTTCGATCAGCGCGGCTGCGGACAGTCGCGTCCGCACATCGCCGACGGCGCGGATCTGAGCGTCAACACCACCCCTCACCTCATCGCCGACATGGAGAAGCTCCGGACCCACCTCGGCATCGACCGCTGGCAGGTCTTCGGCGGCTCCTGGGGTTCGACGCTGGGTCTCGCCTATGCCCAGACGCATCCCGACCGGGTCACCGAACTGGTGCTGCGCGGGATCTTCCTGCTGCGCCGCAGTGAGATCGACTGGTACTACAACGGCGGCGCGTCACACATCTTCCCGGACGTCTGGGAGAGCTACCTCGAGCCGATCCCGGAGAACGAACGCGACGGCGACCTCGTCGCCGCCTACCACCGCCTGCTGACGTCCGACGACGCGTCGGTCGCCCGCGCCGCGGCCCGGGCGTGGACCGGCTGGGAGCAGGCCACCAGCTATCTCCTCCCCCGCCCCGAGGAGCCGGGCCAGGACGCCGACGAGGCCCACCGCTTCGACCTCGCCTTCGCGTCGATCGAGAACCACTACTTCGTCAACCACGGCTTCCTCGCCGACGGCCAGTTGCTCGACAACATCGACGCCATCGCACACATCCCGGGTGTCATCGTCCAGGGCCGCTACGACGTCGTCTGCCCGATGCGCAGCGCGTGGGACCTTCACCGCGCCTGGCCGGCCGCCGATCTCCGCATCGTCGACGACGCCGGTCACGCCTCCTTCGAGACCGGCATCAAACATCATCTGCTGGAAGCAACTGACCGCTTCGCCGAATGA
- a CDS encoding bifunctional [glutamine synthetase] adenylyltransferase/[glutamine synthetase]-adenylyl-L-tyrosine phosphorylase yields the protein MTRRPGRSAVPSAGRLGLLDTSAPQHLAELGWNTPESVDVLWALSRAPDADLALRTLVRLRGAVEGEWSEIDSTLRTNKSFRGRLFGVIGSSDALADHLVAEPSAWRLLLADELPGRDEVDRRMLESVGAETVPGEVEKGNRVYRAKLTGPKSVVALRLAYRNLLLQLAAHDVASTVEDEPVMWLPEVGAYLSDLADAALTAALAVAFTEVCGDGPIPVRIAVIAMGKCGARELNYVSDVDVIFVSDPADGVASRIAGEMMRIGSLAFFEVDAALRPEGKSGALTRTLDSHVAYYERWAKTWEFQALLKSRAMTGDMELANEYIAAVKPMVWKAAERPDFVPEVQKMRRRVESLVPEGERERNLKLGQGSLRDVEFAVQLLQMVHGRVDEELRVMPTVDALAALTAGGYVGRDDGANLSASYQFLRLLEHRLQLQKLKRTHLLPKPDDTEGLRWLARAAHIRREGELDATGVLREQIRHQTLRVRRLHQKLFYRPLLEAVTRFKPDELTLSDESAERRLAALGYAMPDRALSHIRALSNAPGRRGQIQLLILPQLLEHIGDTPDPDAGLLNYRRLCEALEDKDWFLRLLRDDGVVAERLMKVLGTSEFIANMLMRSPEVIHQYSDGPDGPKLCAIRPEDVAKGLIASTVRQEDMKRAVAVARSHRRAELVRVASADVLGLMDVPTVCKALSSVWAAVLNAALTVAIDISERDRGKPAPARIAVIGMGRLGGGELGYGSDADVLFVCQPNRDTDESEAVKWSQTIAETVRSALGSPSADPPLEVDTGLRPEGRNGPVVRTLAAYSAYYAQWAQPWEVQALLRAHQVAGDEALGIDFLHMIDHVRYPVGGVSNEAVKEIRRIKARVDAERLPRGADPATHTKLGRGGLADIEWTVQLLQLRYAHRYRSLHNTSTLESLDAIGAAELLSENDVALLKNAWITATKARNALVLVRGKPVDQLPGPGKQLRQIAYAAGWPEDKASDFLENYLRVTRRAKAVVLKVFGA from the coding sequence GTGACACGACGACCGGGACGCAGCGCGGTACCCAGTGCAGGACGGTTGGGTCTGCTCGACACCTCCGCGCCGCAGCATCTTGCCGAACTCGGCTGGAACACGCCCGAGTCCGTCGACGTGCTGTGGGCGCTGTCGCGCGCACCCGACGCCGACCTCGCGCTCCGGACGCTCGTCCGCCTGCGCGGAGCGGTCGAGGGCGAGTGGTCCGAGATCGACTCGACGCTGCGCACGAACAAATCGTTTCGAGGACGTCTGTTCGGTGTCATCGGCTCCTCCGACGCCCTGGCCGATCATCTCGTCGCCGAGCCGTCGGCCTGGCGTCTGCTGCTCGCCGACGAGTTGCCCGGCCGCGACGAGGTCGACCGTCGGATGCTCGAATCCGTCGGCGCCGAAACCGTGCCGGGCGAGGTCGAGAAGGGTAACCGCGTCTATCGCGCGAAGCTCACCGGACCGAAGTCCGTCGTCGCGCTCCGTCTCGCGTACCGCAACCTGCTCCTGCAGTTGGCCGCGCACGATGTCGCCTCCACGGTCGAGGACGAACCGGTCATGTGGCTCCCGGAGGTGGGCGCCTACCTGTCCGACCTCGCCGACGCCGCACTGACGGCGGCACTCGCCGTCGCCTTCACCGAGGTGTGCGGCGACGGTCCGATCCCGGTCCGCATCGCCGTGATCGCGATGGGCAAATGCGGTGCGCGCGAACTGAACTATGTCAGCGACGTGGACGTCATCTTCGTCAGCGACCCGGCCGACGGTGTCGCCTCACGGATCGCGGGCGAGATGATGCGGATCGGTTCGCTGGCCTTCTTCGAGGTCGACGCCGCGCTGCGCCCGGAGGGCAAGTCCGGCGCGCTGACCCGCACGCTGGATTCCCATGTCGCGTACTACGAGCGGTGGGCCAAGACCTGGGAGTTCCAGGCGCTGCTGAAGTCCCGCGCGATGACCGGCGACATGGAGCTGGCGAACGAGTACATCGCGGCGGTCAAGCCGATGGTGTGGAAGGCCGCCGAGCGCCCCGACTTCGTGCCCGAGGTGCAGAAGATGCGGCGCCGCGTCGAATCACTGGTCCCGGAGGGAGAGCGCGAGCGCAATCTCAAACTGGGACAGGGGAGTCTGCGCGACGTCGAGTTCGCGGTGCAACTGCTGCAGATGGTCCACGGCCGCGTCGACGAAGAACTCCGGGTGATGCCGACGGTCGACGCCCTCGCGGCACTGACCGCCGGTGGGTACGTCGGCCGCGACGACGGCGCCAATCTCAGTGCGTCGTACCAGTTCCTGCGACTGCTCGAACATCGGTTGCAGCTGCAGAAGTTGAAGCGGACCCACCTGCTCCCGAAGCCCGACGACACCGAGGGGCTGCGCTGGCTGGCACGGGCGGCCCACATCCGTCGCGAGGGTGAGCTCGACGCGACCGGCGTGCTGCGCGAACAGATCCGCCATCAGACCCTCCGCGTCCGGCGGCTGCACCAGAAGCTGTTCTACCGTCCGCTGCTCGAGGCGGTCACCCGGTTCAAGCCCGACGAGCTGACGCTGAGTGACGAGTCGGCCGAGAGGCGCCTGGCCGCACTGGGTTACGCGATGCCCGACCGCGCGCTCAGTCACATCCGGGCGTTGTCGAACGCGCCCGGGCGCCGCGGTCAGATCCAGCTGCTGATCCTCCCGCAGTTGCTCGAACACATCGGTGACACACCGGATCCCGACGCCGGTCTGCTCAACTATCGCCGGTTGTGCGAGGCGCTCGAGGACAAGGACTGGTTCCTCCGGCTGCTCCGCGACGACGGGGTGGTCGCCGAGCGGCTGATGAAGGTGCTCGGCACCTCGGAGTTCATCGCCAACATGCTGATGCGCTCGCCCGAGGTGATCCACCAGTACTCCGACGGCCCGGACGGGCCGAAGCTGTGCGCCATCCGGCCCGAGGACGTGGCGAAGGGGCTCATCGCCTCGACCGTGCGCCAGGAGGACATGAAACGTGCCGTCGCCGTTGCGCGTTCGCACCGTCGTGCCGAGCTCGTGCGGGTTGCGTCGGCCGACGTGCTCGGTCTCATGGACGTGCCGACCGTGTGCAAGGCGCTGTCCAGCGTGTGGGCCGCGGTCCTCAACGCCGCACTCACCGTGGCGATCGACATCTCCGAGCGGGACCGCGGCAAGCCCGCGCCCGCACGCATCGCCGTGATCGGGATGGGGCGGCTCGGCGGCGGTGAGCTCGGCTACGGCTCGGACGCCGACGTCCTGTTCGTCTGCCAGCCGAACCGCGACACCGACGAATCCGAGGCGGTGAAGTGGTCGCAGACGATTGCCGAGACCGTCCGCTCCGCACTCGGCAGCCCCAGTGCCGACCCGCCGCTCGAGGTCGACACCGGACTGCGTCCCGAGGGGCGCAACGGCCCGGTCGTGCGCACCCTGGCCGCCTACTCCGCGTACTACGCCCAGTGGGCGCAGCCGTGGGAGGTGCAGGCGCTCCTGCGCGCGCATCAGGTCGCCGGCGACGAGGCCCTCGGTATCGACTTCCTGCACATGATCGACCACGTGCGCTACCCGGTCGGCGGGGTCAGCAACGAGGCGGTCAAGGAGATCCGGCGCATCAAGGCGCGCGTCGACGCCGAGCGGCTGCCGCGCGGAGCCGATCCGGCCACCCACACCAAGCTGGGACGCGGCGGGCTCGCCGACATCGAGTGGACGGTGCAGCTGCTGCAGCTGCGCTACGCCCACCGCTACCGCAGTCTCCACAACACCTCGACGCTGGAATCACTCGATGCGATCGGCGCCGCGGAGTTGTTGTCGGAGAACGACGTCGCGCTGCTCAAGAACGCCTGGATCACCGCGACCAAGGCGCGTAACGCGCTGGTCCTGGTTCGCGGTAAGCCGGTCGATCAGTTGCCCGGCCCGGGTAAGCAGCTGCGGCAGATCGCGTATGCGGCGGGCTGGCCGGAGGACAAGGCCTCGGACTTCCTGGAGAATTATCTGCGGGTGACGCGCCGGGCGAAGGCCGTGGTGCTCAAGGTCTTCGGCGCGTAG
- a CDS encoding zinc ribbon domain-containing protein codes for MKVDAGVQRLLLDLADSDAEINRLEHRRKNLPENAEIAEQEKAIDAARDDLVRAEISAEDLGREYRRIESEVTGMANREAKDSKQLAAGGLAPKALSELQHELAGLGRRRAVFEEEMLTLMEQQEAVEAERDRAAATISHLEEKVADTRARRDQSLATIEEDLTRAREKRDTIAAEIDADLLAVYDKQRANGRIGAGLLRARRCGACRMELDRGTIASISAALSDEVIRCEECGAILVRTTESGI; via the coding sequence ATGAAAGTCGACGCCGGAGTGCAGCGACTGTTGCTCGATCTCGCGGACTCCGATGCCGAGATCAACCGACTCGAGCATCGCCGCAAGAACTTGCCCGAGAACGCCGAGATCGCCGAGCAGGAGAAGGCGATCGACGCTGCCCGTGACGATCTGGTGCGTGCGGAGATCTCCGCCGAGGACCTGGGCCGCGAATACCGCCGCATCGAGTCCGAGGTGACGGGGATGGCCAACCGCGAGGCCAAGGACTCCAAACAGCTTGCCGCCGGTGGGCTGGCGCCCAAGGCGTTGTCGGAGCTGCAGCACGAACTCGCCGGACTCGGACGCCGCCGCGCGGTCTTCGAAGAAGAAATGCTGACCCTCATGGAGCAGCAGGAGGCCGTCGAAGCCGAGCGCGACCGCGCCGCCGCGACGATCTCGCACCTCGAGGAGAAGGTCGCCGACACCCGGGCTCGCCGGGATCAGTCGCTCGCGACCATCGAAGAGGACCTGACGCGCGCCCGCGAGAAGCGCGACACGATCGCCGCGGAGATCGACGCCGACCTGCTGGCCGTCTACGACAAGCAGCGTGCCAACGGTCGCATCGGCGCAGGACTCCTGCGTGCACGACGCTGCGGCGCCTGCCGGATGGAACTCGACCGCGGCACCATCGCCTCGATCAGCGCGGCGCTGTCCGACGAGGTCATCCGCTGTGAGGAATGCGGCGCAATCCTCGTGCGGACCACCGAGTCAGGGATCTGA
- the panB gene encoding 3-methyl-2-oxobutanoate hydroxymethyltransferase has product MSESSVYGASTSTPSTDAPKRRVTRVHHLAQMKSEGEKWSMLTAYDYSTARIFDAAEIPVLLVGDSAANVVLGYDTTIPVSVDEMIPLIRAVVRGAPHALVVADMPFGSYEIGPQHALENAFRIFKETGAHAVKLEGGERVAPQIAALTAAGIPVMAHIGFTPQSVNGLGGFRVQGRGDGADQLIADAIAVQEAGAFSVVMEMVPADLAGQITRKLTIPTVGIGAGNETDAQVLVWQDMAGLTHGKTAKFVKRFADVGSELRSAAEQYADEVRRGVFPGPEHSY; this is encoded by the coding sequence ATGTCCGAATCCTCGGTCTATGGTGCATCCACCTCCACCCCTTCCACCGACGCTCCCAAGCGCCGGGTGACCCGCGTCCATCACCTCGCCCAGATGAAGTCCGAGGGCGAGAAGTGGTCGATGCTGACCGCCTACGACTACTCGACCGCGCGCATCTTCGACGCCGCCGAAATCCCGGTGCTGCTCGTCGGCGACTCGGCGGCCAACGTCGTGCTCGGTTACGACACCACCATCCCGGTGAGCGTCGACGAGATGATCCCGCTGATCCGCGCCGTCGTTCGCGGCGCCCCGCACGCTCTCGTCGTCGCCGACATGCCCTTCGGCAGCTACGAGATCGGCCCGCAGCACGCCCTCGAGAACGCCTTCCGGATCTTCAAGGAGACCGGCGCACACGCGGTCAAGCTCGAGGGCGGCGAACGCGTCGCCCCGCAGATCGCGGCCCTGACCGCTGCCGGCATCCCGGTCATGGCGCACATCGGCTTCACCCCGCAGAGCGTCAACGGCCTCGGCGGCTTCCGCGTCCAGGGCCGTGGTGACGGCGCCGACCAGCTCATCGCCGACGCCATCGCAGTCCAGGAGGCCGGCGCCTTCTCCGTCGTCATGGAGATGGTCCCCGCCGACCTGGCCGGTCAGATCACCCGCAAGCTGACGATCCCGACCGTCGGCATCGGTGCCGGCAACGAGACCGACGCCCAGGTGCTGGTCTGGCAGGACATGGCCGGCCTCACCCACGGCAAGACGGCGAAGTTCGTCAAGCGCTTCGCCGATGTCGGCTCCGAATTGCGTTCGGCCGCCGAACAGTACGCCGACGAGGTCCGTCGCGGCGTCTTCCCCGGCCCCGAGCACAGCTACTGA
- a CDS encoding CYTH and CHAD domain-containing protein: protein MAASEQVEVELKFDVDPGHVAPDLRALPGVVSATEPETFSLDATYFDTETLDLAGNKITMRRRTGGTDQGWHLKRPTDIPGARRELQIGFDEAPADGEIPEALVTPVLALTRSRKLDPVAVISTTRTVTRLLGVDDEPLAELAEDLVTAQSLLPGGHSQQWAEWEFELLSGGTTKLLKAADKALRAGGGRSASSASKLARAIGSTPTVHKPRLSKRPTALELVITDIALHRNSLIAYDPLVREDAEDAVHQMRVSCRRLRSVLSGFPTVLDAERTAHIGAELKLLAQILGDARDSEVQLELDQSLLRGENASPELLAALAGAESRTHDRAIRAAHAAMSSKRYFTLLDSIDALLASPPPGPDAELPANVVVDKAIAKSRKHIRKAQADLADLAEGSAEWQEQMHKIRKRAKRLRYSIDATEPLNKKKYREVGAVAKKVQSALGDFNDIRISRAHLAAILADGKLGPADMFIVGRLDARLEADAYRAVAAYRKAAKDL, encoded by the coding sequence GTGGCCGCATCCGAGCAGGTCGAGGTGGAACTCAAGTTCGACGTGGATCCCGGCCATGTGGCCCCGGACCTGCGCGCGCTCCCCGGAGTCGTGTCGGCGACCGAACCCGAGACGTTCTCGCTCGACGCCACCTATTTCGACACCGAGACCCTCGACCTCGCCGGCAACAAGATCACCATGCGACGCCGCACCGGTGGCACCGATCAGGGCTGGCATCTCAAGCGGCCCACCGACATCCCCGGCGCACGTCGCGAACTGCAGATCGGCTTCGACGAGGCGCCGGCCGACGGTGAGATCCCCGAGGCCCTGGTGACGCCGGTCCTCGCGCTCACCCGGTCCCGCAAGTTGGACCCGGTCGCCGTCATCTCCACCACGCGCACGGTCACGCGCCTGCTCGGCGTCGACGACGAGCCGCTCGCCGAACTCGCCGAGGACCTCGTCACCGCGCAGTCGTTGCTGCCGGGCGGACACTCCCAGCAGTGGGCGGAGTGGGAGTTCGAACTCCTTTCCGGCGGCACCACCAAATTGCTCAAGGCCGCCGACAAGGCCCTGCGCGCCGGCGGCGGCCGCTCGGCGTCGAGTGCATCGAAGCTGGCCCGTGCCATCGGGTCGACCCCGACCGTCCACAAACCCCGATTGTCCAAGCGGCCCACCGCTCTCGAGCTCGTCATCACCGACATCGCGCTGCACCGCAACAGTCTGATCGCCTACGACCCACTCGTGCGCGAAGACGCCGAGGACGCCGTGCACCAGATGCGGGTGTCGTGCCGCCGGCTGCGCAGCGTGTTGTCGGGCTTCCCGACGGTGCTCGACGCCGAGCGCACCGCCCACATCGGCGCCGAACTCAAGCTGCTCGCGCAGATCCTCGGCGACGCACGCGATTCCGAAGTCCAGCTCGAACTCGACCAGTCCCTGCTCCGCGGGGAGAACGCCTCCCCCGAACTGCTCGCCGCCCTCGCCGGCGCCGAGTCCCGGACCCACGACCGCGCGATCCGGGCCGCGCACGCCGCGATGTCGTCGAAGCGCTACTTCACCCTGCTCGACTCCATCGATGCACTGCTCGCCTCTCCCCCGCCGGGGCCTGACGCCGAGCTCCCGGCGAACGTCGTCGTCGACAAGGCGATCGCGAAGAGCCGCAAGCACATCCGCAAGGCCCAGGCCGATCTCGCCGACCTCGCCGAGGGGTCGGCCGAGTGGCAGGAGCAGATGCACAAGATCCGCAAACGCGCAAAGCGGTTGCGTTACAGCATCGATGCGACCGAACCGCTGAACAAGAAGAAGTACCGCGAGGTCGGTGCGGTCGCCAAGAAAGTCCAGTCCGCTCTCGGCGACTTCAACGACATCCGAATCAGCCGCGCCCACCTCGCCGCCATCCTCGCCGACGGAAAGCTCGGTCCCGCCGACATGTTCATCGTCGGCCGGCTCGACGCCCGCCTCGAAGCCGACGCCTACCGCGCGGTCGCCGCGTACCGCAAGGCCGCCAAGGACCTCTGA
- the glnA gene encoding type I glutamate--ammonia ligase — translation MDRQKEFVLRTLEERDIRFVRLWFTDVLGYLKSVAIAPAELEGAFSEGIGFDGSAIEGFSRVSEADTVAKPDPSTFQILPWTTSAGRHHSARMFCDIAMPDGTPSWADSRHVLRRQLNKAADLGFSCYVHPEIEFFLLKDSPLDGSVPTPADTGGYFDQAVHDAAPNFRRHAIEALESMGISVEFSHHEGAPGQQEIDLRYADALSMADNVMTFRYLIKEVAINEGVWATFMPKPFSEHPGSAMHTHMSLFEGDINAFHNPDDPMQLSATGKKFIAGILHHASEISAVTNQWVNSYKRLIHGGEAPTAATWGGANRSALIRLPLYTPNKASSRRIEVRSPDSACNPYLTFAVLLAAGLKGIEEGYELPDEAEDDVWALTPAERRAMGYQELPGSLADALTKMENSELVAEALGEHVFDYFLRNKWSEWTGYRSMVTPYELKNYLPL, via the coding sequence ATGGATCGCCAAAAGGAATTCGTGCTGCGGACCCTCGAAGAGCGCGACATTCGCTTCGTCCGACTGTGGTTCACCGACGTACTCGGTTATCTGAAGTCCGTGGCGATCGCGCCGGCCGAACTCGAGGGTGCCTTCTCCGAGGGCATCGGCTTCGACGGCTCGGCCATCGAGGGCTTCTCCCGCGTGTCGGAGGCCGACACCGTCGCCAAGCCCGACCCGTCGACCTTCCAGATCCTGCCGTGGACCACCTCGGCCGGCCGCCACCACTCGGCTCGCATGTTCTGCGATATCGCGATGCCCGACGGCACCCCGAGCTGGGCCGATTCCCGCCACGTGCTGCGTCGCCAGCTCAACAAGGCCGCCGACCTCGGCTTCAGCTGCTACGTACACCCCGAGATCGAGTTCTTCCTCCTCAAGGACTCGCCGCTCGACGGTTCGGTGCCGACCCCGGCCGACACCGGTGGTTACTTCGACCAGGCCGTCCACGACGCCGCACCCAACTTCCGTCGACACGCCATCGAGGCTCTCGAGTCCATGGGCATCTCGGTCGAGTTCTCCCACCATGAGGGCGCGCCGGGCCAGCAGGAGATCGACCTCCGCTACGCCGACGCGCTGTCGATGGCCGACAACGTGATGACCTTCCGCTACCTCATCAAGGAGGTGGCGATTAACGAGGGCGTGTGGGCGACCTTCATGCCGAAGCCGTTCAGCGAACACCCCGGCTCGGCGATGCACACTCACATGAGCCTGTTCGAGGGCGACATCAACGCCTTCCACAACCCCGACGACCCGATGCAGCTGTCGGCGACCGGCAAGAAGTTCATCGCCGGCATCCTGCACCACGCGTCGGAGATCAGCGCCGTCACCAACCAGTGGGTCAACAGCTACAAGCGACTCATCCACGGAGGTGAGGCCCCGACCGCCGCGACCTGGGGCGGTGCCAACCGGTCCGCGCTCATCCGCTTGCCGCTGTACACACCCAACAAGGCGTCGTCGCGCCGCATCGAGGTGCGCAGCCCGGACTCGGCCTGCAACCCGTACCTGACCTTCGCGGTCCTGCTGGCCGCCGGCCTGAAGGGCATCGAGGAGGGTTACGAACTCCCCGACGAGGCCGAGGACGACGTCTGGGCCCTCACGCCGGCCGAGCGCCGGGCGATGGGGTACCAGGAACTGCCCGGCAGCCTGGCCGACGCGCTCACCAAGATGGAGAACTCGGAACTCGTCGCGGAAGCCCTCGGCGAGCACGTCTTCGACTATTTCCTGCGCAACAAGTGGAGTGAGTGGACGGGCTACCGCAGCATGGTCACCCCCTACGAGCTGAAGAACTACCTGCCGCTGTAA
- a CDS encoding histidine phosphatase family protein gives MGEKSPSWQGQRSSPTRFILLRHGQTALSVDRRYSGRGNPELTAEGLRQARAAAQRVLREKGISAIVTSPLSRARATADEVAAVTGVDVVEHPGLIENDFGEWEGLTFVEASERHPEIHREWLSDITVPAPGGESFAQVAERVAETKDDLLQRYPGQTVVLVSHVTPIKLMLREALGVGPELLFRLHLDLASVSIAEFFPDGGSVVRLVNDAAHWH, from the coding sequence GTGGGGGAGAAGTCCCCGTCCTGGCAGGGACAGCGGAGTTCGCCGACGCGGTTCATCTTGCTCCGTCACGGCCAGACGGCGCTGTCGGTGGATCGTCGGTACTCCGGGCGCGGCAATCCCGAGCTGACCGCGGAAGGTCTGCGCCAGGCGCGCGCGGCGGCCCAGCGGGTTCTGCGCGAGAAGGGCATCTCGGCGATCGTGACCTCGCCGCTGAGCCGCGCCCGTGCCACCGCCGACGAGGTCGCCGCGGTGACCGGCGTCGACGTCGTCGAACATCCCGGACTCATCGAGAACGACTTCGGCGAGTGGGAGGGCCTGACCTTCGTCGAGGCATCTGAACGGCATCCGGAGATCCACCGCGAGTGGCTGTCGGACATCACCGTGCCCGCGCCGGGCGGTGAGAGCTTCGCTCAGGTCGCCGAGCGCGTCGCGGAGACGAAAGACGATCTGCTGCAGCGGTATCCCGGTCAGACGGTCGTGCTCGTCTCGCACGTCACGCCGATCAAGCTGATGCTGCGGGAGGCGCTGGGCGTCGGGCCCGAGCTGCTGTTCCGCCTCCACCTCGACCTCGCGTCGGTGTCGATCGCCGAGTTCTTCCCCGACGGTGGTTCCGTCGTACGTCTGGTCAACGACGCTGCGCACTGGCACTGA